A single region of the Bacteroides luhongzhouii genome encodes:
- a CDS encoding O-methyltransferase, whose translation MQETESIDEYILQHIDPESDYLKSLYRDTHVKLLRPRMASGHLQGRMLKMFVEMIQPRQILEIGTYSGYSALCLAEGLPEGGLLHTFEINDEQEDFTRPWLEKSPFADKIRFYIGDALELVPSLGVTFDMAFIDGDKRKYIEYYEMTLAHLSEGGYIIADNTLWDGHVLEQPRNTDAQTIGIKAFNDLVAQDVRVEKVILPLRDGLTIIRKKIVSSKS comes from the coding sequence ATGCAGGAAACCGAATCGATAGACGAATATATTTTGCAGCATATTGATCCCGAGAGCGATTATTTGAAATCGCTCTATCGGGATACACATGTAAAGCTTCTTCGTCCTCGTATGGCTTCCGGGCATTTGCAGGGACGGATGCTGAAAATGTTTGTAGAAATGATTCAGCCTCGTCAGATATTGGAAATCGGAACGTATAGCGGCTACTCCGCTCTTTGTTTGGCGGAAGGTCTGCCGGAAGGTGGACTGTTGCATACGTTTGAGATCAATGATGAGCAAGAGGACTTTACCCGTCCATGGTTGGAGAAATCACCGTTTGCCGATAAAATTCGTTTTTATATAGGTGATGCTTTAGAACTTGTTCCGAGTTTAGGTGTTACTTTTGATATGGCTTTTATTGATGGCGATAAACGCAAGTATATTGAATACTACGAGATGACATTAGCGCATCTTTCCGAAGGTGGATATATCATTGCTGATAATACTTTGTGGGACGGGCATGTGCTTGAACAACCTCGCAATACTGATGCTCAAACGATTGGTATTAAAGCCTTTAATGATTTGGTAGCGCAAGATGTGCGAGTGGAAAAAGTAATACTTCCTTTGCGTGACGGATTAACGATTATAAGGAAGAAAATAGTAAGTAGTAAATCGTAA
- a CDS encoding FtsX-like permease family protein, with translation MNFPFYIARRYLFSKKKHNAINIISGISVCGVALATLALVCTLSVFNGFQDMVASFFTAFDPQLKITVREGKVFDSQNERIRAVCALPEVEVFTETLEENAMVQYKDRQAMVVLKGVEDNFEELTAIDSILYGAGKFVLHDSIVNYGVMGVELVATLGTGLEFVDPLQVYLPKRNAKVNMANPGASFNRDYLYSPGVVFVVNQQEYDGKYILTSLDFLRQLLDYTTEVSAMELKLKPDANTSSVQFKIENILGDDFVVQNRYQQQADVFRIMEIEKLISYLFLTFILMIACFNVIGSLSMLILDKKDDVVTLRSLGASDKLISRIFLFEGRLISLFGAISGIVLGLILCFIQQKFGIISLGGGGGTFVVDAYPVSVHAWDVVLIFITVLAVGFLSVWYPVRYLSKRLL, from the coding sequence GTGAACTTCCCTTTTTATATAGCCAGGCGTTATCTTTTTTCAAAGAAAAAGCATAATGCTATTAATATCATATCCGGCATTTCCGTATGTGGGGTGGCTCTTGCTACGCTTGCTTTGGTTTGCACTCTTTCTGTTTTTAATGGTTTTCAGGATATGGTGGCCAGCTTTTTTACAGCTTTTGATCCGCAGTTGAAAATTACGGTTCGTGAGGGAAAGGTCTTTGATAGCCAGAATGAACGGATACGTGCTGTTTGTGCACTTCCTGAAGTGGAGGTGTTTACAGAAACACTCGAAGAGAATGCAATGGTGCAATACAAGGACCGCCAAGCTATGGTTGTACTAAAAGGGGTGGAGGATAATTTTGAAGAACTGACGGCTATAGACAGTATACTTTATGGCGCGGGAAAATTCGTTCTTCATGATTCGATCGTGAATTATGGCGTCATGGGAGTGGAATTGGTTGCGACCTTGGGAACCGGTTTGGAGTTTGTCGATCCTCTTCAGGTATATCTTCCCAAGCGAAATGCCAAAGTGAACATGGCAAATCCCGGTGCTTCTTTCAACCGTGATTATCTGTATTCTCCAGGTGTCGTATTTGTGGTGAATCAGCAAGAATATGATGGAAAATATATTCTGACTTCTCTTGATTTTCTTCGTCAGCTTCTGGATTATACAACAGAAGTTTCTGCGATGGAATTGAAATTAAAGCCTGATGCAAATACTTCATCGGTACAATTTAAAATCGAAAACATACTAGGTGATGATTTTGTTGTTCAGAATCGTTATCAGCAGCAGGCAGATGTTTTCCGTATTATGGAGATAGAGAAACTAATCTCTTATTTGTTCCTCACTTTTATTTTAATGATAGCCTGTTTTAATGTGATAGGCTCCCTTTCTATGTTGATCTTGGATAAGAAGGATGATGTAGTAACTTTGCGGAGTCTTGGAGCTAGTGATAAACTCATTTCCCGAATATTCCTCTTTGAAGGACGTCTCATTTCTCTTTTTGGTGCTATTTCCGGTATTGTCTTAGGCTTAATCCTATGTTTTATCCAACAGAAATTTGGTATAATTTCATTGGGAGGCGGTGGTGGTACTTTTGTTGTAGACGCCTATCCTGTCAGCGTTCACGCTTGGGATGTCGTATTAATCTTTATCACAGTTTTGGCAGTTGGCTTTCTCTCTGTATGGTATCCTGTACGTTATCTAAGTAAGAGGCTTTTATAG
- the xerD gene encoding site-specific tyrosine recombinase XerD, producing the protein MEINEKKHKKEQQELIIRKYQQYLKLEKSLSLNTLDAYLTDLDKLMSFLTLEGINVLDVCLSDLQRFAAGLHDIGIHPRSQARILSGIKSFFRFLILENYLEADPSELLEGPKIGFKLPEVLTVEEIDRIISAVDRSKAEGQRNRAILETLYSCGLRVSELVTLKLSDLYFDEGFIKVEGKGSKQRLVPISPRAINEIKLYIIDRNQIEVKKGHEDFVFVSQRRGKGLSRIMIFHMIKELAQKAGITKNISPHTFRHSFATHLLEGGANLRAIQCMLGHESIATTEIYTHIDRNMLRSEIIEHHPRNIKYRKEKEKLFH; encoded by the coding sequence ATGGAAATCAACGAAAAAAAGCATAAGAAGGAGCAACAAGAGCTGATAATCAGAAAGTATCAGCAGTATCTCAAACTGGAAAAGTCCTTATCTCTTAATACTCTGGATGCCTATCTTACGGATCTGGACAAACTGATGAGCTTTCTGACATTGGAAGGGATTAACGTATTGGACGTATGCCTGTCCGATCTTCAACGTTTTGCGGCCGGATTACATGACATCGGTATTCATCCCCGTTCACAAGCCCGCATCTTATCAGGAATCAAATCATTTTTCCGTTTCCTCATCCTCGAAAACTATCTGGAAGCAGATCCCAGTGAGCTATTAGAAGGGCCTAAAATAGGTTTCAAACTTCCTGAAGTACTGACTGTGGAGGAAATTGACCGGATTATCTCCGCCGTCGACCGCAGCAAAGCCGAAGGACAGCGAAACAGGGCTATTTTAGAAACACTATACAGCTGCGGACTTCGGGTATCGGAACTTGTCACTCTTAAACTATCCGACCTCTATTTTGATGAAGGCTTTATCAAAGTAGAAGGAAAAGGAAGCAAACAACGACTCGTACCGATCTCCCCCCGGGCTATTAACGAAATAAAACTTTACATCATAGACCGCAACCAGATTGAAGTGAAAAAAGGACATGAGGATTTCGTTTTCGTCAGTCAGCGGAGAGGCAAAGGACTTTCCCGGATTATGATCTTTCATATGATAAAAGAATTAGCACAAAAAGCGGGCATTACCAAAAACATCAGCCCGCACACTTTCCGGCACTCCTTTGCCACTCATTTACTGGAAGGCGGAGCCAATTTGAGGGCCATTCAATGTATGCTCGGACATGAATCCATTGCGACAACGGAAATCTATACCCACATCGACCGCAATATGCTTCGTAGTGAGATTATCGAACATCACCCACGAAATATCAAGTATAGGAAAGAAAAAGAGAAGCTATTTCATTAA
- a CDS encoding 2-oxoacid:acceptor oxidoreductase subunit alpha, producing MADEMMVKELEEVVVRFSGDSGDGMQLAGNIFSNVSATVGNDICTFPDYPADIRAPQGSLTGVSGFQVHIGAGQVYTPGDRCHVLVAMNPSALKTQIKFCKPQGLIITDSDSFEARDLEKAQFKTNNPFEELGVKQEVLEVPISSMCKESLKDSGLDNKSILRCKNMFALGLVCWLFNRNLAAAEKILREKFAKKPEIAEANIKVLNDGFNYGANTHASVSTYKIESKAPKSKGLYTDINGNKATAYGLIAAAEKAGLELYLGSYPITPATDILHELAKHKSLGVKTVQCEDEIAGCASAVGAAFAGALAVTTTSGPGVCLKSEAMNLAVIGELPLVIVNVQRGGPSTGLPTKSEQTDLLQALYGRNGESPMPVIAATSPTNCFDAAYMAAKIALEHMTPVVLLTDAFVANGSAAWKLPNLDEYPAINPPYVTPDMAGKWTPYLRNEENGVRYWAIPGTEGFMHRIGGLEKSNETGVISTEPENHNKMVHLRQAKVDKIADYIPELEVLGDEDADLLIVGWGGTYGHLRLAMDFMRDHGKKVAFAHFEYINPLPKNTADVLRKYKKVVVAEQNLGQFAGYLRMKVPGLNISQFNQVKGQPFVTRELIDAFTKLLEE from the coding sequence ATGGCAGACGAAATGATGGTTAAAGAATTGGAGGAAGTAGTAGTACGTTTCTCCGGCGACTCCGGCGATGGTATGCAGCTGGCCGGCAACATCTTCTCGAACGTGTCGGCTACAGTAGGAAATGACATCTGTACATTCCCTGACTATCCGGCAGACATCCGCGCCCCGCAAGGTTCGCTAACCGGTGTTTCCGGTTTCCAGGTCCACATCGGTGCCGGACAAGTTTACACTCCCGGAGACCGTTGCCACGTATTGGTGGCTATGAACCCCTCCGCTTTGAAAACACAAATCAAATTTTGTAAACCGCAAGGACTTATCATTACCGACTCCGACTCATTCGAAGCCAGAGATTTGGAAAAGGCACAATTCAAAACCAACAATCCTTTTGAAGAATTAGGAGTAAAACAGGAAGTATTGGAAGTTCCGATCTCTTCCATGTGCAAAGAGAGCCTGAAAGACTCCGGACTGGATAACAAATCGATTCTCCGTTGCAAAAATATGTTTGCACTCGGATTGGTTTGCTGGTTGTTCAATCGTAACCTTGCCGCAGCTGAAAAAATACTGCGTGAGAAATTTGCCAAGAAACCCGAAATTGCAGAAGCTAATATTAAGGTATTGAACGATGGTTTCAACTACGGAGCCAACACTCATGCTTCTGTCTCTACTTATAAGATTGAAAGCAAAGCTCCGAAATCAAAAGGACTTTATACAGATATCAACGGTAATAAAGCAACCGCTTACGGACTGATTGCCGCAGCAGAAAAAGCTGGTCTGGAACTCTACCTGGGTTCTTACCCTATCACTCCGGCCACTGATATTCTGCACGAATTAGCTAAACATAAATCATTGGGAGTAAAAACCGTACAGTGCGAAGATGAAATCGCAGGTTGTGCTTCTGCAGTTGGTGCCGCTTTTGCCGGTGCCTTGGCTGTAACAACCACTTCCGGCCCTGGTGTTTGTTTGAAAAGTGAGGCTATGAATCTTGCTGTGATCGGTGAACTTCCATTGGTGATTGTAAACGTACAACGTGGTGGTCCGTCTACCGGTCTCCCCACAAAATCTGAACAGACAGACTTATTGCAGGCCCTCTACGGACGTAATGGTGAAAGCCCGATGCCAGTTATTGCCGCAACTTCACCAACCAACTGCTTTGATGCTGCATATATGGCTGCCAAAATAGCTTTGGAACACATGACTCCGGTTGTATTGCTGACTGATGCTTTCGTCGCCAACGGTTCCGCAGCTTGGAAACTTCCTAATCTGGATGAATATCCTGCCATTAATCCTCCATATGTAACTCCGGACATGGCCGGAAAATGGACTCCTTACCTACGCAATGAAGAAAACGGTGTACGTTACTGGGCAATTCCGGGAACCGAAGGATTCATGCATCGCATCGGTGGTCTTGAAAAGAGCAACGAAACAGGTGTTATCTCTACCGAACCGGAAAACCACAATAAGATGGTCCACCTGCGTCAAGCTAAAGTGGATAAGATTGCAGACTATATCCCCGAACTCGAAGTATTGGGTGACGAAGACGCAGACTTATTGATTGTAGGTTGGGGTGGTACTTATGGCCATCTCCGTCTGGCTATGGACTTTATGCGTGATCATGGAAAGAAAGTGGCATTCGCACACTTCGAGTACATCAATCCGTTGCCTAAGAACACTGCCGATGTATTGCGTAAATATAAGAAGGTCGTAGTAGCTGAACAGAATTTGGGACAATTTGCAGGTTACCTGCGCATGAAAGTGCCCGGATTGAACATCAGCCAGTTCAACCAAGTGAAAGGACAACCTTTCGTTACGAGAGAATTGATAGATGCATTTACTAAATTATTGGAGGAATAA
- a CDS encoding 2-oxoacid:ferredoxin oxidoreductase subunit beta: MSDKVYTVQDYKSGQPRWCPGCGDHAFLNSLHKAMAELGVAPHDIAVISGIGCSSRLPYYVNTYGFHTIHGRAAAIATGAKVANPNLTIWQISGDGDGLAIGGNHFIHAVRRNIDLNMILLNNRIYGLTKGQYSPTSERGFVSKSSPYGTVEDPFHPAELAFGARGRFFARCIAVDGAASVEVLKAAANHKGASVVEVLQNCVIFNDGTHASVATKEGRAKNAIYLEHGQPMLFGENKEFGLMQEGFGLKVVKLGENGITEKDILVHDAHCQDNTLQLKLALMEGPDFPIALGVIRDVEAPTYNDAVTEQIEEIKGKKKYHNFQELLMTNDTWEVK; encoded by the coding sequence ATGAGCGATAAAGTATATACCGTACAAGATTATAAATCAGGCCAACCTCGCTGGTGTCCGGGATGCGGTGACCACGCTTTCCTGAACTCACTGCACAAAGCTATGGCCGAACTGGGAGTAGCTCCGCACGATATTGCCGTCATTTCCGGTATCGGTTGTTCTTCCCGTCTGCCTTACTATGTAAATACATATGGTTTCCATACTATTCACGGACGTGCTGCTGCCATTGCAACAGGAGCTAAAGTAGCCAACCCTAATTTGACTATCTGGCAGATTTCCGGTGATGGTGACGGTTTGGCAATTGGTGGCAATCACTTCATCCACGCCGTTCGCCGCAACATTGACTTGAACATGATTCTGTTGAACAACCGTATCTATGGTTTGACAAAGGGACAATATTCACCGACTTCAGAACGTGGATTCGTCAGCAAATCATCCCCTTATGGAACAGTAGAAGACCCGTTCCATCCGGCAGAGCTAGCTTTTGGTGCCCGCGGACGTTTCTTTGCACGCTGCATTGCAGTAGATGGTGCTGCTTCTGTAGAAGTATTGAAAGCAGCTGCTAATCACAAAGGTGCCTCTGTTGTAGAAGTTCTGCAAAACTGCGTTATTTTTAACGACGGAACTCACGCCAGCGTTGCAACAAAAGAAGGACGTGCCAAGAATGCTATCTATCTGGAACATGGACAGCCGATGTTATTTGGCGAAAACAAGGAGTTCGGATTGATGCAGGAAGGATTTGGATTGAAAGTAGTAAAATTGGGTGAGAACGGCATTACAGAAAAAGATATTCTGGTTCATGACGCTCATTGCCAGGATAATACTCTTCAATTGAAACTGGCTTTAATGGAAGGTCCCGACTTCCCGATTGCACTTGGTGTTATCCGCGATGTAGAGGCTCCGACCTACAACGATGCAGTCACAGAACAAATCGAAGAAATCAAAGGCAAGAAGAAATATCATAATTTCCAAGAGCTGTTGATGACTAATGATACTTGGGAAGTAAAATAA
- the pyk gene encoding pyruvate kinase, translating to MLLKQTKIVASISDRRCDVDFIKQLFEAGMNVVRMNTAHASREGFEALIANVRAVSNRIAILMDTKGPEVRTTANAEPIPYKIGEKVKIVGNPDLETTRECIAVSYPNFVSDLNIGGTILIDDGDLELEVIDKTDGYLLCEVKNDATLGSRKSVNVPGVRINLPSLTEKDRNNILYAIEKDIDFIAHSFVRNRQDVLDIREILDAHNSDIKIIAKIENQEGVDNIDEILEVADGVMVARGDLGIEVPQERIPGIQRVLIRKCILAKKPVIVATQMLHTMINNPRPTRAEVTDIANAIYYRTDALMLSGETAYGKYPVEAVKTMTKIAAQAEKDKLEENDIRIPLDENSNDVTAFLAKQAVKATSKLKIRAIITDSYSGRTARNLAAFRGKYPVLAICYKEKTMRHLALSYGVEAIYMPELANGQQYYFAALRRLLKEGRLQPSDMVGYLSSGKAGTKTSFLEINVVEDALKHAEETVLPNNNRYL from the coding sequence ATGTTATTGAAACAGACTAAGATTGTGGCTTCCATTTCGGATAGACGTTGTGATGTGGATTTTATAAAACAGTTGTTTGAGGCTGGGATGAATGTAGTGCGTATGAATACAGCGCACGCTAGCCGTGAAGGTTTTGAAGCTTTGATTGCAAATGTACGTGCTGTGTCCAACCGTATTGCGATTTTGATGGATACAAAAGGTCCGGAAGTTCGTACGACGGCTAATGCGGAGCCGATTCCATATAAAATAGGAGAGAAAGTAAAGATTGTAGGTAATCCGGATTTGGAAACAACCCGTGAATGTATTGCTGTTTCATATCCGAACTTTGTGTCTGACTTGAATATCGGTGGTACGATTTTGATTGATGATGGCGATCTGGAACTGGAAGTTATTGATAAGACTGATGGTTATTTGTTGTGTGAAGTTAAGAACGATGCTACTTTGGGAAGCCGTAAAAGCGTAAATGTCCCGGGGGTTCGCATCAATCTTCCTTCGTTGACGGAAAAAGACCGTAACAATATTCTTTATGCTATCGAAAAGGATATTGATTTTATCGCTCACTCTTTCGTGCGTAACCGTCAGGATGTACTTGATATACGTGAAATTCTGGATGCACACAATAGTGATATTAAGATTATTGCTAAGATTGAGAATCAGGAAGGAGTAGATAATATTGATGAAATCCTGGAAGTGGCAGATGGCGTAATGGTTGCCCGTGGTGACTTGGGTATTGAAGTGCCTCAAGAACGTATTCCGGGAATCCAGCGTGTATTGATTCGCAAATGTATTCTGGCAAAGAAGCCGGTAATCGTTGCTACTCAGATGCTCCATACAATGATAAATAATCCTCGTCCGACTCGTGCGGAAGTGACTGATATTGCCAATGCAATCTACTATCGTACAGATGCTTTGATGTTGAGCGGAGAAACTGCTTATGGTAAGTATCCGGTAGAAGCGGTGAAAACGATGACTAAAATTGCGGCTCAGGCAGAAAAAGATAAACTGGAAGAAAATGATATCCGTATTCCGTTAGATGAGAATAGTAATGATGTTACGGCATTCCTTGCTAAACAAGCTGTAAAAGCTACTTCTAAGCTAAAAATACGTGCTATTATTACTGATAGTTATAGCGGACGCACTGCTCGTAATCTGGCTGCTTTCCGTGGAAAGTATCCAGTGTTGGCTATCTGCTATAAAGAAAAGACAATGCGTCATTTGGCTTTGTCTTATGGTGTGGAAGCTATCTATATGCCGGAATTGGCTAACGGACAGCAATATTACTTTGCGGCATTGCGTCGTCTGTTGAAAGAAGGCCGTTTGCAACCTTCCGATATGGTAGGTTATTTAAGTAGTGGTAAGGCAGGAACAAAGACCTCATTCCTTGAAATTAATGTAGTGGAAGATGCATTGAAACATGCAGAGGAGACTGTATTACCTAACAACAACCGCTATCTGTAA
- a CDS encoding TlpA disulfide reductase family protein, which produces MKKSSILILIIICLCSCGKSSEKVNITGEIKGLGTDTLYLYGMDESFDRIDTIFAKNDKFSYTASIDTITSAFLLIDNQTEYPIFLDKGNQIKIKGDINHPEYLDINGNIYNEEFTTFQKELNSLPTPSEKDLEQKAEEFIMKHHSSFVSLYLLDKYFVQKASPDFNKIKKLIEVMTGILQDKLYIEQLNEAISLSEKTETGKYAPFFSLSNIKGEKITRSSENFKKKNLLINFWASWGDSISNHRSNTELKEIYQKYKKNKHIAMLGISLDMDKQEWQDAIKRDTLNWEQVCDFGGLNSEVAKQYAIKQVPSNILLSADGKILAKNLKGEQLKKKIEEVVTAAEEKEKQDNKKKK; this is translated from the coding sequence ATGAAAAAGAGTAGCATTTTAATCCTCATAATCATTTGTCTATGCAGTTGTGGTAAATCTTCAGAGAAGGTAAACATAACCGGGGAGATCAAAGGTCTGGGCACAGATACACTTTATCTGTATGGAATGGATGAATCATTCGACCGGATAGATACCATTTTCGCGAAGAACGATAAATTCTCTTATACAGCTTCAATAGACACCATTACTTCTGCCTTTTTACTTATTGACAATCAGACAGAATATCCAATCTTCCTTGACAAAGGAAATCAAATCAAAATAAAAGGAGACATCAATCACCCGGAATATCTGGATATCAATGGCAATATATATAATGAAGAGTTTACAACCTTTCAGAAAGAACTAAATAGCTTGCCTACCCCGTCCGAGAAAGATTTAGAGCAAAAAGCAGAAGAATTCATCATGAAGCATCATTCTTCTTTTGTCAGCCTCTACTTATTGGATAAATACTTTGTTCAAAAAGCCTCACCCGATTTCAACAAAATAAAAAAATTAATTGAAGTCATGACAGGAATATTGCAAGACAAGCTGTATATTGAACAGCTCAACGAAGCCATCTCTCTGTCAGAGAAAACAGAAACAGGCAAATATGCCCCCTTTTTCAGTCTATCTAATATAAAAGGAGAGAAAATTACCCGGTCATCAGAAAATTTCAAGAAAAAGAACCTGTTAATCAACTTTTGGGCTTCATGGGGAGATAGCATTTCCAATCACCGAAGCAATACCGAGCTAAAAGAGATCTATCAGAAATATAAGAAGAACAAACATATAGCTATGCTCGGTATCTCCCTTGATATGGATAAACAAGAGTGGCAGGATGCTATAAAACGTGATACGCTCAATTGGGAGCAAGTCTGTGATTTTGGCGGACTAAATTCCGAAGTAGCCAAACAATACGCCATCAAGCAAGTTCCCAGCAACATTCTTCTATCAGCAGATGGGAAGATTCTTGCGAAAAACCTCAAAGGAGAACAATTGAAGAAGAAAATAGAGGAAGTAGTCACCGCTGCTGAGGAAAAGGAAAAACAAGACAATAAGAAGAAAAAATAA
- the rbfA gene encoding 30S ribosome-binding factor RbfA yields METTRQNKISRLLQKELSEIFLLQTKSMPGTLVSVSAVRISPDMSIARVYLSVFPSEKAEEMVKNINNNMKSIRYELGTRVRHQLRIIPELKFFVDDSLDYIEKIDSLLK; encoded by the coding sequence ATGGAAACAACCAGACAGAATAAGATATCTCGCCTGTTGCAGAAAGAGCTAAGTGAGATATTCCTGCTTCAAACAAAGTCCATGCCAGGTACATTGGTCTCTGTTAGCGCAGTTCGTATTAGTCCTGATATGAGTATTGCCCGTGTTTACCTCAGTGTTTTTCCTTCAGAGAAAGCAGAAGAGATGGTAAAGAATATCAATAACAATATGAAATCCATTCGTTATGAGCTTGGGACTCGTGTACGTCACCAGCTGCGTATCATTCCTGAATTGAAATTCTTCGTGGATGATTCATTGGATTATATTGAGAAAATAGATTCGCTGCTGAAGTGA
- a CDS encoding tetratricopeptide repeat protein yields the protein MTKKLYLPLLMAMVVALFSSCSKKMGELSADYFTVTPQVLEAIGGKVPATINGKFPEKYFNKKAVVEVTPVLKWNGGEAKGQPATFQGEKVEGNDQTISYKMGGSYTMKTSFDYVPEMAKSELYLEFKATIGKKVVTIPAVKIADGVISTSELVNNTLGNANPALGEDAFQRIIKEKHDANIMFLIQQANIRSSELKTAKEFNKEVANVNEAANKKISNIEVSAYASPDGGVSLNTTLAENREGNTTKMLSKDLKKAKIDAPIDAKYTAQDWEGFQELVSKSNIQDKELILRVLSMYQDPAQREQEIKNISSVYKTLADEILPQLRRSRLTLNYEIIGKSDEEITKLASSNPSELNVEELLYAATLTSDPAKQEAIYTQATKQFPNDYRGYNNLGKLAYQAGNIDKAESYFKKAASVNATPEVNMNLGLISLMKGDKTAAEAYFGKAAGTKELGESMGNLYIAQGQYERAVNSFGDSKTNSAALAQILAKDYNKAKNTLANVERPDAYTDYLMAVLGARTNNSSMVTSSLKSAVAKDSSLAKKAATDLEFAKFFTNADFMNIVK from the coding sequence ATGACTAAGAAGTTGTACTTGCCTTTACTCATGGCAATGGTTGTTGCATTATTCTCTTCTTGCAGCAAAAAAATGGGTGAATTGTCAGCTGATTACTTCACTGTTACTCCGCAAGTGTTGGAGGCAATAGGTGGTAAAGTTCCTGCGACCATCAATGGTAAATTTCCTGAAAAGTATTTCAACAAAAAAGCGGTAGTAGAAGTTACTCCGGTTTTGAAATGGAATGGCGGCGAAGCTAAAGGCCAACCAGCTACTTTCCAAGGTGAAAAAGTGGAAGGTAACGACCAGACTATCTCTTACAAGATGGGCGGTAGCTACACAATGAAAACTTCCTTTGACTATGTTCCTGAAATGGCTAAGTCAGAATTGTATCTGGAATTCAAAGCTACTATCGGAAAGAAAGTTGTGACTATTCCTGCTGTGAAAATAGCTGATGGTGTAATCTCTACTTCTGAATTAGTAAACAATACATTAGGTAACGCTAACCCTGCATTGGGCGAAGACGCTTTCCAACGTATCATCAAAGAAAAACACGATGCCAACATCATGTTCTTGATCCAACAAGCTAACATTCGTTCCAGCGAATTGAAGACTGCTAAAGAATTCAATAAAGAAGTAGCTAACGTTAACGAAGCTGCTAACAAGAAGATCAGCAACATCGAAGTTTCTGCATACGCTTCTCCTGATGGTGGTGTAAGCTTGAATACTACTCTTGCTGAAAACCGTGAAGGCAACACAACTAAAATGTTGAGCAAAGACCTGAAGAAAGCAAAAATCGATGCTCCGATCGATGCTAAATATACTGCACAGGACTGGGAAGGTTTCCAAGAACTGGTTTCTAAATCTAACATCCAAGACAAAGAGTTGATCCTCCGCGTATTGTCCATGTACCAAGATCCTGCACAAAGAGAACAAGAAATCAAAAATATTTCTTCTGTATACAAGACTTTGGCTGACGAAATCCTGCCTCAGTTACGTCGTTCTCGTTTGACTTTGAACTATGAAATCATCGGTAAGTCTGACGAAGAAATCACTAAGTTGGCTTCTTCTAATCCTTCTGAACTGAACGTAGAAGAATTGCTGTATGCTGCTACACTGACTAGTGACCCGGCTAAACAAGAAGCTATCTACACTCAAGCTACAAAACAGTTCCCGAACGATTACCGTGGTTACAACAACTTAGGTAAATTAGCTTACCAAGCTGGTAACATTGACAAAGCGGAATCTTACTTCAAAAAAGCTGCCAGCGTTAATGCTACTCCTGAAGTTAACATGAACTTAGGTTTGATCTCTTTGATGAAGGGTGACAAAACTGCTGCAGAAGCATACTTCGGTAAAGCTGCCGGAACAAAAGAACTTGGCGAATCTATGGGTAACCTGTACATTGCTCAAGGTCAATATGAAAGAGCAGTAAACTCATTCGGTGACTCTAAGACTAACAGTGCTGCTTTGGCTCAAATCCTTGCTAAGGACTACAACAAAGCTAAAAATACTTTGGCTAACGTAGAAAGACCTGATGCTTACACTGACTACCTGATGGCAGTTTTAGGTGCTAGAACTAACAATTCTTCTATGGTAACAAGCAGCTTAAAGAGCGCAGTTGCTAAAGATTCTTCATTAGCTAAGAAAGCAGCTACTGACTTGGAATTTGCTAAATTCTTCACAAATGCAGATTTCATGAACATCGTTAAATAA
- the aroQ gene encoding type II 3-dehydroquinate dehydratase, producing the protein MKIQIINGPNINLLGKREPSIYGSVTFEDYLADLRKRYVDVEIDYFQSNIEGEMIDCIQQVGFDVDGIILNAGAYTHTSIALQDAIRSVTSPVIEVHISNVHSRESFRHVSMIACACKGVICGFGLNSYRLALEALLDR; encoded by the coding sequence ATGAAGATACAAATTATTAATGGCCCGAATATTAATCTGTTGGGTAAGCGTGAACCTTCCATTTACGGAAGCGTTACATTTGAAGATTACTTGGCTGATCTTCGTAAAAGATACGTTGACGTGGAGATCGACTATTTTCAATCGAACATTGAGGGGGAGATGATAGACTGCATACAGCAGGTGGGATTTGATGTGGATGGTATAATCTTGAATGCAGGTGCGTATACACATACTTCCATAGCTTTGCAGGATGCTATTCGTTCTGTGACATCTCCGGTGATTGAGGTGCATATTTCCAATGTGCATAGTCGCGAGTCTTTCCGGCATGTGTCGATGATTGCTTGTGCTTGTAAAGGAGTGATTTGTGGCTTTGGGCTAAATTCGTACCGTTTGGCTTTAGAAGCTTTATTGGATAGATAA